The nucleotide window GACGGCCGCAAGGCGCTGCGCGACACCGCGCCCGCCTATCTGCGCGGCATCCACCGCCACTTCGGCTCCCACCTCACCGAGGACGAATGCGCGGTGCTGGCCGAAGCGCTGCTCAAGGTGGCCCACGGCGGCGAACGGCTCGACTGGCGCTGACGGCGCCACGACCGGCCGCCCCGCCACGGAATCTTTCCCGCGGTCCACGGGTTCCCGGCAAGGACGGCCCATCCACACACGGCCCATCCACTCAAGGAGCGATCACATGTACGGCGATCCGGCGACCATCCGCGAGATCCTCACCGAGCTGGGCGACACCTGGGCGGTCGTGGGGCTCTCCGCCAACCGCGACCGGGCCGCCTACGGCGTCGCCGAGGTGCTGCGACGCCACGGCAAGCGCGTCGTGCCGGTGCACCCCAGGGCGGAGACGGTCCACGGCGAGCAGGGATACCCCTCGCTGGCCGCGATCCCGTTCCCGGTCGACGTGGTGGACGTCTTCGTCAACAGCCGCCTGGCCGGCCCGGTCGCCGACGAGGCGGTGGCCATCGGCGCCAAGGCCGTCTGGTTCCAGCTCGGCGTGGTCGACGAGGCGGCGTACCACCGCACCCGTGACGCCGGGCTGGCGATGGTCATGGACCGCTGCCCCGCCATCGAACTGCCGCGGCTGGGGTGACCGCGGCGGCGCCGTGGCGGTGCGTTAGCGTCCCGGCATGATCGTTGTACGGAAGGCGGGCCCGCGGGACGCCGCCGAACTGGTGCGGCTGCGCCGCCTGATGTTTCAGGCCATGAGGGGCGAGGACCGGCCGGGCGACTGGGAGGAGACCGCCCGGGAGCTGACGATACGTCAGCTTTCCGCGTCCTCCCCGAGGTTGGGGGCGTTCGTGGTCGACGGCGACGGGCCGGGCGGCCGGCTGGCGGCGTGCGCGGTGGGGACGGTGGAGCAGCGCCTGCCGGCCCCGGGGCATCCGACCGGACGGTTCGGCTTCGTCTTCAACGTCTGCACGGATCACGGGTACCGGGGCCGTGGCTACGCGCGGGCGGTCACCGAGGCGTTGCTCGACTGGTTCGCCGGACAGGGGGTGACGCGGGTCGATCTGCACGCCACCACGGACGCCGAACACCTCTACCGCGCGCTGGGGTTCGCCGAGCACTCCATGGCGCTCTCGCTCGACGTGTCGGGCCGGACGGCCGGCTGAGTCAGCCGCCGAGCCCGTCCAGCACCACCGCCCCCGGCAACGTGGCCAGCGCCTTCCCCGGCACCAGCAGCTTGCCGCGCCGCCGGCCGCTGCCGATCACCACGTAGGGGGTGTCCACCACGGCCGCGTCCACCAGGAGCGGCCACCCCTCGGGCAGCCCGATCGGGGAGATGCCGCCGTATTCCATGCCGGTGCGCTCGACCGCGGTCTCCATCGGGGCGAACGATGCCTTGCGGGCGCCGAGCCGGCGGCGCACCACCCCGTTGACGTCGGCCCGGGTGTGGGCGAGGACGACGCAGGCGGCGAGGGTGACCTCCTGGCCGCGCTTGCCGGCCACCACCACGCAGTTGGCCGAGTTCTCCGGGGGCACCCCGTAGACCTCGCCGAAGACCGCGGTGTCGGCGTGGTCCGGATCGGTGTCCACGTGGAGCAACTGCTCGATGGGGACCGGCCCGGACCAGGCGCGCAGCGCGGCGGCGACCGGAGGGGCGAGCAGATCGAGGTGGCCGACGGCAGGTGGTGCCGCGTCGAAGCGGCCGATCGGTGCACTCATGGCCGCGAGCCTAGCGCCGCGTCGGCCAGGGTCCGCCCGTCAAGGAGCGGCGTCCGGTGCGGTGCGTCGCAAGGCGCCGGACCGGCCTCGCTCCCCCTGCGCGGTCGGCCCGGCAACGCCGCGAGGCGCCGTACCGGGCGTCGCGAGGGGGCGAACCCGGCTGACGCGGCACGGCACCTCATGGCATCGCCGGACCGACCGCGCGGGGGCGGCTCGGCGGCCGACCCGCTGCCTTGCGACGCACCGCACCGGCCCGCCGGGCGCCCCGCCCGACCACCGCGTCCACCGGACGCGTCACGCCTCCGGGCCGGCCTGCCGCAGCTCGTCGCGGACCGGCTCGGCGAGCGCGGCCGGGGGCACCGGGGCCGCGTCACGCAGCGGCGGCTGCCAGCCGAGTTCGGGGTCGAGCCGCCGGACGATGCGGGCCGGGGCTCCCGCCACCACCGCGTGGTCGGGGACCTCGCCGCGGACCACCGAGCCGGCCGCGACGACCACGTTGCGGCCGAGCCGGGCGCCGGGAAGGATCACCGCGCCGGTGCCCAGCCAGCTTCCCGAGCCGATGGCGACCGGGGCGCTGCGCGGCCACTGCTTGCCTATCGGCTGGTGCGGGTCGTCGTAGGAGTGGTTGTCGGTGGTGACGTAGACGTTGGGGCCGCAGTAGACCTCGTCCCCGAAGACCACCGGCTGGGAGGCGATGACGTGGCTGCCGCGGCCGAGGACGACGCCGTTGCCGAGCCGGATCACCGGATCCGGGCCGAACTCCTGCCCGGGCATCAGGCCCACCGTCATCGTCACCTGCTGGGCGATGATGCAGCAGTCCCCGAGGTGGATCCAGCGCTCGCCGAAGATGGTGCCCTGCGGGTAGGCCAGCCGGGTGCCCGCACCGATCCTGCCGAACCGGTACGGACCGGGGCATTCGGCGCTGACCGCGCCCGCCTCGCGTATCCAGCGGGCGCCCCGGTGGACCAGGTGCGACACGGCGCGTCGCCGCACCGCCGCGAGGGATGAGAACACGTTTCTGTTCTTCGGCACCCGCACACCGTACCGACGCCCCGGCCCCCCGGTCGGCCCGCGCCGGTGTGATCCTCGCCGCGACGGCGCCCCGGCGCGCCCCGGGGGGTACGTCAGGCGGACGCCTGGCGGACCAGGCAGAAGGGGTGGCCGGCCGGGTCGGCGTAGACCCGCCAGCCACGGCCCGGGGGGCCGGGGTCGAGGAGGCGGGCGCCGGCGGCCAGGGCGTCGCGTTCGGCCGCGTCGAGGTCGGGGACGCCGAGGTCGAGGTGGAGCTGCTGCGGGTGGTCCGGGTCGGGCCAGCGCGGCGGACGGTGGTCGGCCGCGCGCTGGAAGGCGAGCACCGGTCCGCCCGGCGGGTGGAGCGTCATCCAGTCCGCGTCGAGCGTCCAGCGGTCGGGGCGGTTGATCTCCCCGCCGAGCAGCGCCTGGTAGAAGCGGGCGAGGGCGGCCGGGTCGGGCAGTCGAGGGCGACGCACTGCACCTGGGCGATCATGTCGGCTCCTTGGGGTCGGCGTGGATGGTCTCAGTCGTGCAGCGCGGCGCGGTGGGCCTTGGCCAGTTCCCGGTACATCGCCGCGTTGACCTTGATGCCTTCGCGTTCCTCCTCGGTCAGTTCCCGCTTGACCTTGGCCGGGACGCCGGCGACCAGGGAGCCCGGCGGCACCCGCATGCCCTGCGGCACCAGCGCCTGGGCGGCGACCAGCGAACCCGCCCCGATGTGGGCGCCGTTGAGCACGGTGGCGCCCATGCCGATCAGCACGTCGTCCTCGACGGTGCAGCCGTGCAGCACGGCGTTGTGGCCGACCGAGACCCGCTCCCCCACGGTGACCGGGAACCCGGGGTCGACGTGGACGGTGCAGTTGTCCTGGACGTTGCTGTCGGCGCCGAGGACGATCGGGCCGCAGTCGGCGCGCAGCACGGTGTGGTACCAGACGCTCGCGCCCGCGGCCAGGGTGACGTCGCCGAGCACCACGCTGGTGGGCGCGGTGAACGCGGCCGGGTCGACGGACGGGGTGGCCCCGGCCACCCCGGCGATCAGCGGTCGGGTCATGTCGGTTCCTGCCCCTTCTCCCCGCGGCGCCGGGCGGGCGCCGCTCCCGGCCGCCGGCGGGCGCCGGCGGTCACGTCCGGACCCGCGCTCAGCCGCCGATCGGCGCCCGGGGCTCCCCGCCGGCCGGCTGCTCCGCCTCGGCCCGGCGCTGCTTGGCCTTGGCGCGGCGGCGCAGCACCAGGAAGGCGACGACCGCGAGGACCACGACGCCGGCCAGGGCCACGTACGAGACGTTCTTCAGCCACTTCTCGGCGACCATGCCGACGTAGTAGACGGCGGCCGTGGTGCCGCCGGCCCAGGTGACGCCGCCGAGGACGTTGGCGATGAGGAACTTCCAGTACGGCATGCGCAGCACACCGGCGAGCGGGCCGGCGAAGATCCGCAGGAAGGCGATGAACCGGCCGAAGAAGACCGCCCACATCCCCCAGCGCCGGAACGACGACTCCGCCTTCTCGATGTGTTCCGGCCCGAAGTGCTTGGGGAATCTCCGTCCCAGCCGGGCGAAGAGCGACTTGCCGTACCGGCGGCCGATGGAGTAGCCGATCGAGTCGCCGATCACCGCGCCGACCACCGCGCACGCGCCGACCAGCACCGGGTCCACCACGTGCTGGGAAGCCAGCAGCGCCGCGCTGACCAGGACGATCTCGCCGGGCAGCGGGATGCCCAGGCTCTCCACCCCGATCACGGCGCCCACCAGCAGGTAGACGGTGATCGGCGGGATGTGCTGGAGCCATTCCTGGATGTGCACAGCGGCTTCCTCCCCTGGGCGCGCACGGCCGTCGTGCCGGTTGCGGATCACGGGAAGCCTAAGCGACCGGCACCGCGTTGACGAAAAGCCCGGCGCCCGCGCACCCCCGGCGGCGGGCGGTCAGCGGCCCGCGTTGTCCCAGTCCTCCGGTACGCCGAAGGTGCCGGCGAGACCGGCCCGTCCAGCGTCGGTGACCCGCACCACACGGCGGGTCTCGGCACGGCGGATCCAGCCGAGGGCGAAGAACCGGTCGGTGAGCGCCGCGCCGAGGGCGCCGGAGAGGTGGTGGCGCTGTTCGCTCCAGTCGACGCAGTAGCGGACGGCCGGGCGGCGCCGGGGCAGCCCGGCCGGGTCGATCCCGAAGTCGGCCAGGAAGCGTGCGCCGTACTCGGTGACGCGGTAGGCGGCGTCCCGACCGGGGGCGGAGGGACGGTCCAGGCCGGTGTCGTCCGACCGGTACCGGCCGTCACCGCCGGCGAGCACCCCGCGACCGAGCAGCGCGTCCATCAGCGCCACGCCGAGCCGGCCGGCGAGGTGGTCGTAGCAGGTGCGGCAGCGGCGCAGCTGCTGGGCGCGGGTGCCGTCGCGCAGCGATCGCACCGGTTTGTCCGGCGCCACCCGGGCCAGCGCCTCCAGCACGTCGGAGACCTCGGGGCCGCTGAGCCGGTAGTAGCAGTGGCGGCCGTGCGTGCGGGCGACCACCAGTCCGGCCTGGAGCAGCCGGGCCAGGTGGGCGCTGACCGTGGACGGGCTCACCCCGGCCTCCGCCGCCAGCACGCTGGCCGGCAGCTCGCGCCCGTCGCCGAGCGCCAGCAGCACCCGCACCCGCGACGCGTCCCCGAAGACGGCCGCCGCCCGCGCGACGTCCGCCTCCCGTTCGACGCGCGGCGCCGCCGAGGTGTCGATGTAGGTGGCCATGTGCCCAGCGTAGGCGCCGGACGTTTCGCCGGGGGACGAAACGTCGCCGCGGCCCCGCGCCGGTGACGCTTCGCCCGCGGCCGAAGGGTCCCGGCGGAAGGCTGGAGGCATGGAGCGGATCAAGGACGCGGGTACGGAGCGGACGGTGGCGGCCGTGGCGGGCGGTGGGCGGTCGTGGGCGCCGTTGCTCGCCGTGTCATCGGGATTCTTCATGGTGATCCTCGACGTCACGGTGGTCACGGTGGCGGCGCCGGTGCTGGGGGCGGATCTGCGGGCGGGCGCGGCCGGGCTGCAGTGGGTGGTGGACGGGTACACGCTGGTGTTCGCGGCGGCGATGCTGCTGGGCGGGGCGCTCGGGGACCGGTTCGGGCACCGGCGGGTGTTCCTGACCGGGCTGGTGGTCTTCACGGTGGCGTCGGCCGGGTGCGGGGCGGCGCCGGGGACGGGGGCGCTGGTCGCGGCGCGGCTGGCGCAGGGGGCGGGGGCGGCGCTGCTCGTCCCGGCGTCGCTGGCGCTGCTGAACGCGGCCTATCCGCAACGGGCCGCGCGGGCGCGGGCGTTCGGGGTGTGGGGCGCGGTCTCCGGGCTGGGCGCGGCGGCCGGTCCGCTCGTCGGCGGCCTGGCGGTGTGGGGGCTGAGCTGGCGCGCGGTGTTCTGGGTGAACCTGCCGTTCGGCGTGGTGGCGGTGTGGCTCACGCTGCGGCACGTGCCGGCGCCGCCGCCGCGTCCGGCGGCCCGGATCCGGCCGGGGAGGCAGGCCGCCTGCCTGGTGGCGGTGGCGGCGTCGACCGCGGCGCTCAACGAGGGCGGCACGCTGGGGTGGACGGATCCGTGGGTGCTGGGTGCGGTGGCCGTGGCGGTGGTGGCCGCCGGGGGCTGCGCGGTGGCGGCCCGGCGGGCGCTGCGGTCGGTGCCCCGCGGGCTGGCCGGCGGTGCCGTGGTGGGCCTGTTGCTCAACTTCGGGTTCTACGGGGTGCTCTTCCTGGCCACGTTGTACTTCCAGCGGCAGCGCGGGTACGGGGCGCTGGCGGCGGGGCTGGCGCTGCTGCCGATGTTCGTGGTGATGGCGGGGTCCTCGTTCGCGTCGGGCCGGCTCACCGCGCGCGGCGGGCCGGGGCGGACGATGGTGGCCGGGCTGCTGACCGGTGCCGTGGGGTTCGCGGGGTGGCTGCTGGCGGGGGCGGACACCTCGTACGCGGTGCTGGTGGCGCCGATGGTGCTGGCGGGGGCGGGGACGTCGTTCGCGATGCCGGCGGCGACGGTGGCGGTGATGGAGTCGGCGCCGGGGGAACGCGGGGGTTCGGCCGCCGCGTTGCTGAACGCGGCCCGGCAGCTGGGCAGCGCACTGGGGGTGGCGCTCTTCGGCAGCCTGGCCGCCCGCCACCTGGTGGCCGGGGTGCATTCCTCGGCGGTGCTGGCGGCGGTGGCCTTCGTGGCGGCGGCGCTGGTGGCGGCGGTGACGGCGCCGGGCGGGGCGCGCCGTGGCGCGGTCAGCACACCGGCAGCCCCGGCACCGGCTGGTCGTCCGCGCCGCCCTTGAGGTAGACGTCGCTGACGTACACCCCGCTGTTGCCGCTGTCGTCGTCGGTCCTGGCCCACCACACGTTGGTCCACTTGCCGTAGCTCTCACGGCGGCCCAGATTCGCCTGGCAGTAGAAGTAGTTGGTGCCGGCGTTGAGCGTTCCGGCCCGGGCGCCGGCGGCGGTGTACGACGGAGCGGCGCGCCACACCGAGCAGTTGACCTTGCCGCCGCCGATCGGGGTGCACGCGGGCGCCTGCGGCGGCGGGGCCGGCGAACGCTCCGGGGCGGTGGAGTGCCCGGGGGCGGACGGGTGTGGTGACGAGGGGGGCGCCGACACCGACGCGGCGGATGCCGGGGTGGACGGCCGCGCGCTGGTCATCCCGTGCTTGGGCTCGCCGGGGGCGACGCCTTCGCGTGCGGTGCCGGAGGGGGCGGCGACGGCGACGCCGTGTGCCGCCGGCGACGGGGGGCCGGTGTGGTACAGCCCGTATCCGGCGGCGCCGGCGACGGCCAGCACGACGGCGGTGGCGGTGGCCGCGAGGAGGACACGGCGGCGGTTGCCGCGCCGGGGCGCCGCGGCGGTGGCCGGCGGGGCGGGCGCGGCGGTGGGCGTCGGCACCGTCTCCGGGGCGGGCGGTGCCATAGGTGGCGGCGGGCCGAACGCGGCCGAGGGCCCCGGGGCGGCGGGGAGCGGGTGGCCCGCGGCGACCGCCGTCAGCATCTCGGCGGCCTGCCGCGCGGTCGGCCGGGCCGCCGGGTCCTTGGCGAGCATGGCCTGGAGCACCGGGGTCAGCGGGCCGCAGCGGTGCGGCGGCGGCAGCGGTTCGGTGACGATCGCGGTGAGCGTGGACCACACCGAGGTGCGCTGGAACGGCGAGCCGCCCTCCACCGCCACGTAGAGCGTCATGCCCAGCGACCAGACGTCGGAGGCGGGGCCGGGGTCCTGGCCCTGGGCGCGTTCGGGCGGCAGGAAGTCCAGCGAGCCGACGAGTTCGCCGCTGCGGGTGAGCTTGGTGGCCGCGTCGTCGCCGGGGGCCTCCATGCTGGCGATGCCGAAGTCGGTAAGAACGACCCGGCCGCCCCGGTCGAGCAGCACGTTGCCGGGTTTGACGTCCCGGTGGAGCACCCCGGCCTGGTGGGCGGCGTCGAGGGCGGCCATCACCTCGGCGCCGATCGCGGCGGCGGAACGGGGGTCGAGCGGGCCGCGGTCGCGCAGGACGTCGTCGAGGGAGGGGCCGTCGATCAGTTCCATGACGATCACCGGGCGTCCGTCCTGCTCGGTGACGTCGTGGACGGTGATCACGCCGGGGTGGCGGACGCGGGCGGCGGCCCGTGCCTCGCGCTGCATCCTGGTGCGCAGTTCGGCGAGTTCGGCCGGGCCGGCGTCGCTGTAGGCGCGCAGGACCTTCACCGCGACCTCGCGGCCGAGCACTTCGTCGACGGCACGGCAGACCACGCCCATGCCGCCCTTGCCGAGCCGTTCGGCCAGCCGGTACCGGCCGCCCAGCAGCGTGCCGGTCGCTTCGCCGTCGTCCGCTTCCCCGGTGGGCACCACTCGCTCCGTTCCGTATCCGACGCCGGCCGGTCGCGGAACCGCGCGTACCGGCCGTTGGGCGGCACCAGGTTAGAGGTTGCCGGCGGCGGGCGTGTCCGGCCGACCCGCCCTCAGGTGTCGGCGGCGAGCAGGTCGTACAGGGCCATGGGCGTGACGTAGCCGGGCCAGCGGCCGTCCGCGAAGAGGCGCACGCCGGCGTCCTGGTAGCACTGGTCGGCCAGTTGGGAGCAGATCATGTGGCCGGTGCCGGCGATGTAGCGGCGCAGCCCCGGCACCCACAGCCGGAAGCGGTGCAGCGCGATGGCGAGGTAGTCGAGGAACGAGTACGGCACGCCGACGTACGCGCGGGCCGCGGCGCACACGGCGGTGCGCTGCTCGTCGGTGAGCCCGGGCGGATACACGTAACGGACCACGGCGCCGTCGTACGCGGTGAGCGGGCGCACCCGCGCGCCGCCCGGCTCGGCCTCCAGTATCCGCTCGCCGGGCAGGACGACGAACGCGTGCTCGTAGTCGCCGAATCCGTTGCCGTTGAGCCACTGTCCGAGCCGGATGAGCTTGCCGACGGCACCGGAGATCGTGGTGAGTCCGATGTCTCCTGGAACGGGATGGGGGTGGATCACGCGGCGGCTCCTCATGGCCGTGCCACGCGCCGGCCGGTCACGGACGCCAACAGCCGTGCCGACGCGGCGTGATGGGATGACTCCATTGTGTCACCATCCCGCTGCGCCCGTCGAGGCCCCGGACGGGTCGTTGGCCGAGCCGTTGCGGGAACGTTGCCGGGCCGGAGCCGGACGGACGGGGACGGGGTCCGCCGGGAGCCCGTCGCGGTAGCTCCACAACGGGCGGCCCTCGCCGCCCCGGTGCGCGTCGTCAGCGGCGGACGGCCGTGAGGACGTCGCCGAGGGCGGCGGCGACGGCGCCGGGGGCCTCGACGGGGATGAGGTGGCCGGCGCCGGGGACGGTCGTCAAGGTGGCGTGCGGGATGTGGGGCAGGAGGTGGTCGCGCAGCACGTGCGGCGGCTCCACCACGTCGTTCTCCCCGGCCAGCACGGTCACCGGGACCTCGATCCGCCGGGCGGCCACCGTGATGTCCGCCGCGATGCCGCGCAGCGGCCACTCGGTCCGGGCCTCGTCGTCCGCGGCGAGGCTGTCGCGTTCCGCGGTGGCCCGCGCCGTCCCGGACAGCGGGGTGGCGGTCAGGACGTCGTCGAGGGCGTGGCGCACCGTCGCGGGCGAGTCGTAGGCGTGCGACAGGCCCTGCCGGTACTCCTCGGTCACCAGGGCCGGCGGCTGCGGCGGCGCGGGCGCGACGAGCACCAGGCCGGCGAGTCCGGCCGGCCGGCGGGCCGCGAGGAGTTGGCTCACCTTGCCGCCCATCGAGTGGCCGACGAGGACGAACGGCCCCGGGGCGCACGCCTCGACGATCCGGGCGAGGTCGTCGGTGAGCCGGTCGAGGCCGTAGGGGCCGGGCAGCGTCCGGGAAGTGCCCCAGCCGCGCTGGTCGTAGCGGATCGTCGCCTGCTCCGGCGGCAGTTGGCCGATCACGTCGTTCCAGGTGTCGGCCGAGCCGCCCCAGTAGTGGACGAACACCAGCGCCCGTCCGGCGCCGCCCGCCACGCGCACCTCGATGGACCCGTCCGCCACCGGCACCGCCTTTGTCGTTTCCGTCATCATCGCGCCTCTCCCATCGGCCGCGGAAAGCGGCTGCCGCCGTCTCGCCGCGGCTTTCGCACCAGTAGCCTGAACTGTCTGCCAGGCACGACACCGACGGTATGCGCGGGGCGGCGCGCACCCTGGCGGAAAGGGACGGAGTGCTTGTGGAAAACGGACACACCGCAGTGCGGCAACTGCGTTATCTGCCTGCCGTGGGAGCGACGTACGGGGTGGAGGTGCTGGACTTCGCCGCGCTGCGTGCGATGGACGCCGAGCGCCGGCGGATCCAGCCGCAGCGCCCGGACTTCCACGTCTTCGCCCTGGTCGCCTCGGGTCGCGGCAGTCACGAGGCGGACTTCCACGGCTACCGGCTCCAGGAAGGCAGCGCCGTGTGGATCCGGCCGGGCATGGTGCACCGGTGGAGCGGCATCGACGGCTGCGACGGGCCCCTGGTCCTCTTCCGGCCCGGATTCCTCCCCGGTCTCACGGCGGCGGAGGCCACCGCCCCGGCGTGCTGGCACCTGGACCGGCAGCGGCTGTCCCTCGCCCTGCTCGCGGCCGGACACCTCGGCAGCGAGCACGACGCGGCGGTGCGAACGCCGCGCCTCGCGTCCCCCGCGCTCCTGTCCCACCTGCTGGCGGCGCTGATCCTGCGCGCCCTCCCCGAGGCACCGGCCCCGTCCGGCGCGACTCCCTCCGGCGACCGGCACACCGAGGTGTTCCGCGCCTACCGGGCCGCCGTGGAGGAGCACTTCACCGACCGGCACCAGGTGGCCGACTACGCGCGGGCGCTCGGCTACGACGTCCGCACCCTCACCCGGGCGACGCGGGCCGCCACCGGCACCGGCGCCAAGGCCTTCCTCGACCAGCGCGTCCTGCTGGAGGCCAAACGCCTGCTCGCCCACACCGACCTGCCGGTCGGCGGCTGCGCCCGGCGCCTCGGCTTCCGGGACGCCGGGAACTTCACCACGTTCTTCCGCCGCCAGGCCGGCACCTCCCCCGCCGCCTGGCGCACCGCGTACGGCACGCACCGCCCTTGACCCCCGCGCCACGGTGTTCATCCGAAAGGGGAGCGCCACCGTCGGCGGCAGCGTCGGTTTTCCGTCAGCGGAGCGTCAATTCGGCGCCGTTGACTGTCAACTTCCCATCAGCGGCGGGCCCGAGGGGTGCGGCTCGGGCAATACCGTCGGAGAGGCGCCCCGGGCCTCACGGTCCGGCCCGGGGCCGACGACCCCCGCTGGAGGAGACCTCATGAGCGAGCACCTGTACGGGGACGACCCGGAGCCCTCCGATCGCCCCCCGGCCGGACCGCTGTACGTGCCCGTCCGGCCGGGCCCCTCGGGCTGCGCGGCCCGTATGTTCCGTACCCCGCTGGGCGGTCGCACGGCCGTCGGCTTCACCACCCGGCAGGCGCTGGCCGCCACGCTCGGCCCGGGTCAGGAGTGGATCAGGCTGGCGGAACCGGCGTTGCGGGCGCTCGCCGAGCCGTTGGGGGTGACCACGCTCACCGTCGACCCGCAGTTCGCCGCGCCCGGGGTCGGTGCGTCGGCGCGCGGTGCCGGACGGGTGCGGGACCCCCGGCCGGCCGGGATGGCGCGGGTGACCGGGGCGGCGGCCCTGGTGGACGTGGTGTGCGGCGCCGAGCGGCTGCGGAGGGCGTCGTCATGACCGTTTCGCTCGCCCCGGAACCCGCCCGGTCCCCGAGCCGTGAGCTGTCGGTGTGGCCCGCCTCCGCGCGTACCGCGCCGCACGGGGACGTCACGGTGGCCGGCGTGGCGCTGACCGAGATCGCCGAGCGCTTCGGCACCCCCGTCTACGTCCTGGACGAGGCCGAGGTGCGCCGGCGCTGCCGGGCGTACCGGGCCGCGTTCCCCGACACCGACGTGCTCTACGCGGCCAAGGCGTTCCTGTGCCGGGCGATGGCGCACTGGGTGCGGGAGGAGGGCCTGGGGCTGGACGTGTGTTCCGCCGGGGAGCTGGAACTCGCCGTCACCGCGGGCTTCCCGCCGGAGCGCATGGTGCTGCACGGCAACGCCAAGAGCCCGGAGGACCTGCGGGCCGCGCTGCGGCTGGGGGTGGGCCGGATCGTCGTGGACAGCACCGGCGAGATCGCCCGGCTGGCCGCCCAGGTTCCGGCCGGGACCCGGCAGAAGGTGCTGCTGCGGATCACCCCGGGGATCGCCGCGGGCAGCCACGCCGCCGTCCGTACCGGCACCGACGACCAGAAGTTCGGCCTCTCCCTCGCCGACGGCACCGCGCAGCACGCGGTCGCCCGGGTGCTGGG belongs to Streptantibioticus cattleyicolor NRRL 8057 = DSM 46488 and includes:
- a CDS encoding gamma carbonic anhydrase family protein, which encodes MTRPLIAGVAGATPSVDPAAFTAPTSVVLGDVTLAAGASVWYHTVLRADCGPIVLGADSNVQDNCTVHVDPGFPVTVGERVSVGHNAVLHGCTVEDDVLIGMGATVLNGAHIGAGSLVAAQALVPQGMRVPPGSLVAGVPAKVKRELTEEEREGIKVNAAMYRELAKAHRAALHD
- a CDS encoding YbaK/EbsC family protein, with translation MSAPIGRFDAAPPAVGHLDLLAPPVAAALRAWSGPVPIEQLLHVDTDPDHADTAVFGEVYGVPPENSANCVVVAGKRGQEVTLAACVVLAHTRADVNGVVRRRLGARKASFAPMETAVERTGMEYGGISPIGLPEGWPLLVDAAVVDTPYVVIGSGRRRGKLLVPGKALATLPGAVVLDGLGG
- a CDS encoding acyltransferase; translation: MPKNRNVFSSLAAVRRRAVSHLVHRGARWIREAGAVSAECPGPYRFGRIGAGTRLAYPQGTIFGERWIHLGDCCIIAQQVTMTVGLMPGQEFGPDPVIRLGNGVVLGRGSHVIASQPVVFGDEVYCGPNVYVTTDNHSYDDPHQPIGKQWPRSAPVAIGSGSWLGTGAVILPGARLGRNVVVAAGSVVRGEVPDHAVVAGAPARIVRRLDPELGWQPPLRDAAPVPPAALAEPVRDELRQAGPEA
- a CDS encoding C40 family peptidase — translated: MIHPHPVPGDIGLTTISGAVGKLIRLGQWLNGNGFGDYEHAFVVLPGERILEAEPGGARVRPLTAYDGAVVRYVYPPGLTDEQRTAVCAAARAYVGVPYSFLDYLAIALHRFRLWVPGLRRYIAGTGHMICSQLADQCYQDAGVRLFADGRWPGYVTPMALYDLLAADT
- a CDS encoding DedA family protein, giving the protein MHIQEWLQHIPPITVYLLVGAVIGVESLGIPLPGEIVLVSAALLASQHVVDPVLVGACAVVGAVIGDSIGYSIGRRYGKSLFARLGRRFPKHFGPEHIEKAESSFRRWGMWAVFFGRFIAFLRIFAGPLAGVLRMPYWKFLIANVLGGVTWAGGTTAAVYYVGMVAEKWLKNVSYVALAGVVVLAVVAFLVLRRRAKAKQRRAEAEQPAGGEPRAPIGG
- a CDS encoding serine/threonine-protein kinase gives rise to the protein MPTGEADDGEATGTLLGGRYRLAERLGKGGMGVVCRAVDEVLGREVAVKVLRAYSDAGPAELAELRTRMQREARAAARVRHPGVITVHDVTEQDGRPVIVMELIDGPSLDDVLRDRGPLDPRSAAAIGAEVMAALDAAHQAGVLHRDVKPGNVLLDRGGRVVLTDFGIASMEAPGDDAATKLTRSGELVGSLDFLPPERAQGQDPGPASDVWSLGMTLYVAVEGGSPFQRTSVWSTLTAIVTEPLPPPHRCGPLTPVLQAMLAKDPAARPTARQAAEMLTAVAAGHPLPAAPGPSAAFGPPPPMAPPAPETVPTPTAAPAPPATAAAPRRGNRRRVLLAATATAVVLAVAGAAGYGLYHTGPPSPAAHGVAVAAPSGTAREGVAPGEPKHGMTSARPSTPASAASVSAPPSSPHPSAPGHSTAPERSPAPPPQAPACTPIGGGKVNCSVWRAAPSYTAAGARAGTLNAGTNYFYCQANLGRRESYGKWTNVWWARTDDDSGNSGVYVSDVYLKGGADDQPVPGLPVC
- a CDS encoding ArsR/SmtB family transcription factor; this translates as MATYIDTSAAPRVEREADVARAAAVFGDASRVRVLLALGDGRELPASVLAAEAGVSPSTVSAHLARLLQAGLVVARTHGRHCYYRLSGPEVSDVLEALARVAPDKPVRSLRDGTRAQQLRRCRTCYDHLAGRLGVALMDALLGRGVLAGGDGRYRSDDTGLDRPSAPGRDAAYRVTEYGARFLADFGIDPAGLPRRRPAVRYCVDWSEQRHHLSGALGAALTDRFFALGWIRRAETRRVVRVTDAGRAGLAGTFGVPEDWDNAGR
- a CDS encoding VOC family protein, whose translation is MRRPRLPDPAALARFYQALLGGEINRPDRWTLDADWMTLHPPGGPVLAFQRAADHRPPRWPDPDHPQQLHLDLGVPDLDAAERDALAAGARLLDPGPPGRGWRVYADPAGHPFCLVRQASA
- a CDS encoding CoA-binding protein, producing MYGDPATIREILTELGDTWAVVGLSANRDRAAYGVAEVLRRHGKRVVPVHPRAETVHGEQGYPSLAAIPFPVDVVDVFVNSRLAGPVADEAVAIGAKAVWFQLGVVDEAAYHRTRDAGLAMVMDRCPAIELPRLG
- a CDS encoding MFS transporter, with protein sequence MERIKDAGTERTVAAVAGGGRSWAPLLAVSSGFFMVILDVTVVTVAAPVLGADLRAGAAGLQWVVDGYTLVFAAAMLLGGALGDRFGHRRVFLTGLVVFTVASAGCGAAPGTGALVAARLAQGAGAALLVPASLALLNAAYPQRAARARAFGVWGAVSGLGAAAGPLVGGLAVWGLSWRAVFWVNLPFGVVAVWLTLRHVPAPPPRPAARIRPGRQAACLVAVAASTAALNEGGTLGWTDPWVLGAVAVAVVAAGGCAVAARRALRSVPRGLAGGAVVGLLLNFGFYGVLFLATLYFQRQRGYGALAAGLALLPMFVVMAGSSFASGRLTARGGPGRTMVAGLLTGAVGFAGWLLAGADTSYAVLVAPMVLAGAGTSFAMPAATVAVMESAPGERGGSAAALLNAARQLGSALGVALFGSLAARHLVAGVHSSAVLAAVAFVAAALVAAVTAPGGARRGAVSTPAAPAPAGRPRRP
- a CDS encoding GNAT family N-acetyltransferase, with the translated sequence MIVVRKAGPRDAAELVRLRRLMFQAMRGEDRPGDWEETARELTIRQLSASSPRLGAFVVDGDGPGGRLAACAVGTVEQRLPAPGHPTGRFGFVFNVCTDHGYRGRGYARAVTEALLDWFAGQGVTRVDLHATTDAEHLYRALGFAEHSMALSLDVSGRTAG